The following coding sequences lie in one Miscanthus floridulus cultivar M001 chromosome 9, ASM1932011v1, whole genome shotgun sequence genomic window:
- the LOC136483531 gene encoding uncharacterized protein isoform X2 gives MGDTLDQEMLDVKSAGDGELQVGPGFPASRCSPAIGKLGICDAAANQEAPVKGMVELVLTGPYKGISAYGCFAIKINIPLATASGSSGDASGLIQWEWDCYDPKYAAQVDQLPVSHTICAPDMRPEVAEVTYVVMSDALEATVQVRLRLKAGHNNAGIGGEITARIDGFEDKYRSVLFRCAKGTRQCFSPTDDDSWFLLELARNVVAVPCGRALQIEVNLQIETGDGKKVELNNVPLRFASGISSSKTDDGNEVEVEVEVTWYPEIARPISHPPEQIITSKEAHLEKSITAPSSLEQIISGTLEAKMVSGHRTVEYTIGDELSFTEFIMALRGILADHPDREDIFDRHHSSILSSTREHPVLAKQRAEQPPRWIHVKLQAVKGEQTMSTTLIMRDDNLYVCGFMNQQGDSFELIENPDRSADILPVDEYNPQRLSWGVGYRSLLDFDTKGGLVRILVHVNLDQDFAMDAVHVLSCFPAWVHDRKAMKSPRLALAGLILIVCESVSMNPIYNFFTSSWSRSREDYTVFSDRKLTQNLMHGYMLNLNKYGRMSGQLLAWKSRRYPNPHPISLLRDIYLVLNHRLDPPPQEADGAWHPPRVELLAMHADLGVLGTTVIVFDGKRGHIIYRKQEQGEKGKMVDLVLTGPCTSISAYGCFAIKIDIPGPYTSTGDGGGGSIKWEWDCYDPEYAREVDKGPMTRTLSSSGPGRNVEITYAVMSNALEATVQVKLRMKDGNSPCSVYGVITASIGDFKGQSILFRRTKETAQHLSPMTDSPHGVLYQLVRSLELARNVVAVPCGERLHIGVDLSIEGLFGCRPRLGVPTTQISAPRIQTGPETSKNQGASINTRFNNIILTFYNHSSWSSQCHEVDGYEVEVNVALYPCGEYGPAPWKIRMWQPDICYMVGNDAEGFSTFIIELRRLVTDHPRCRDLVADHPDLSSTSNNKVLQREEDEYLTDPDTHLIPPEILFHIKLEAEAEEGVEETSSIILVMRCDNLDVIGFINMQDRRAFCYEPDSRRVLPREYSSKILQWWGYYGRDREQILGPARLGKTFMAEAVRELSRFTYRGASEEAKRSLMGLMIMVCDSARMEPVREAMAGVWNKGGTELTEQLNNYDSRNLWKVISGALLDWRDHAYQGWPQNSTLQSMGITSADDALKLVPLVFNDPDRICPPYY, from the exons ATGGGAGATACGCTTGACCAGGAGATGTTGGACGTGAAGTCGGCCGGTGACGGTGAGCTGCAGGTCGGGCCGGGGTTTCCAGCAAGTAGATGTAGCCCAGCGATTGGCAAGCTGGGAATCTGTGATGCTGCAGCAAATCAGGAAGCACCAGTGAAG GGAATGGTCGAGTtggtactgactggaccctacaAAGGCATCTCAGCTTACGGGTGCTTCGCCATTAAAATTAACATCCCACTTGCCACTGCCAGTGGCAGCAGTGGCGATGCCAGTGGTCTCATCCAATGGGAATGGGACTGTTATGACCCCAAGTACGCCGCCCAAGTCGACCAACTACCCGTGAGCCATACCATCTGTGCTCCGGACATGCGCCCCGAGGTAGCTGAGGTCACCTACGTTGTGATGTCAGATGCCCTGGAGGCCACAGTGCAGGTCAGGCTGCGACTCAAAGCTGGGCATAACAATGCTGGCATTGGTGGTGAGATCACTGCACGTATCGACGGCTTTGAAGACAAATACAGGAGCGTCCTCTTCAGGTGTGCAAAGGGGACGCGTCAGTGTTTCTCCCCTACCGATGACGACTCGTGGTTCCTTCTTGAGCTGGCGAGGAATGTGGTTGCAGTGCCATGCGGCAGAGCGCTTCAAATAGAGGTGAACCTCCAGATTGAAACTGGCGATGGCAAGAAAGTTGAATTGAATAATGTTCCTCTCCGCTTCGCCAGTGGAATTAGTTCCAGTAAAACTGACGACGGCAATGAAGTGGAAGTGGAAGTGGAAGTCACCTGGTACCCGGAG ATCGCACGACCAATAAGTCACCCTCCGGAGCAAATAATAACCAGCAAAGAGGCTCATCTGGAGAAATCTATTACTGCTCCGTCGTCGTTAGAACAAATCATCAGTGGTACACTCGAG GCCAAAATGGTTTCAGGGCATCGAACTGTAGAGTACACCATCGGAGATGAACTGTCGTTCACTGAATTTATAATGGCTCTCCGTGGCATCCTCGCTGACCATCCAGACCGCGAGGATATCTTTGATCGCCACCACAGTTCAATTCTCTCCTCCACCAGAGAACACCCAGTGCTCGCCAAGCAACGTGCTGAACAGCCGCCGAGGTGGATTCACGTCAAGCTGCAAGCAGTGAAGGGAGAGCAAACGATGTCGACAACCCTAATCATGCGGGACGACAACTTGTATGTCTGTGGCTTCATGAACCAGCAAGGAGATTCATTTGAGCTCATCGAGAACCCAGATAGATCTGCCGATATACTCCCGGTTGATGAATACAATCCTCAACGCCTAAGCTGGGGTGTCGGTTACAGATCCTTACTGGACTTCGACACTAAAGGTGGTCTTGTGAGAATACTGGTGCACGTGAATCTGGACCAGGACTTCGCCATGGATGCCGTGCACGTGCTGTCGTGCTTCCCAGCTTGGGTGCACGATCGTAAAGCTATGAAGTCACCCAGGTTGGCACTAGCGGGGCTGATCCTCATCGTCTGCGAGTCTGTAAGCATGAATCCAATCTACAACTTCTTTACAAGCTCGTGGAGCAGGAGCAGGGAAGATTACACGGTATTTTCCGATAGGAAATTAACACAGAATCTGATGCATGGTTACATGTTGAATTTGAATAAATATGGGAGGATGTCAGGCCAGCTGCTGGCATGGAAGAGTAGAAGATATCCCAATCCGCACCCCATTTCATTGCTACGAGACATTTACCTCGTGCTCAACCACCGTTTGGATCCACCTCCTCAGGAGGCTGACGGCGCCTGGCACCCACCTCGGGTGGAGCTGTTGGCCATGCATGCGGACCTTGGGGTCCTTGGCACAACCGTAATAGTCTTCGACGGGAAACGAGGCCATATCATCTATAGGAAGCAGGAACAAGGAGAAAAG GGAAAAATGGTTGATTTGGTGCTCACGGGACCCTGCACAAGCATCTCGGCATACGGGTGCTTTGCCATCAAAATTGACATCCCAGGACCCTACACAAGCactggcgatggcggcggcggttcCATCAAATGGGAATGGGACTGCTATGACCCAGAGTACGCCAGGGAAGTTGACAAAGGACCCATGACTCGGACCCTAAGCTCTTCAGGCCCCGGCCGCAACGTTGAGATCACCTATGCTGTGATGTCCAACGCCCTGGAGGCCACAGTGCAGGTGAAGCTGCGGATGAAAGATGGGAACAGCCCTTGTAGCGTCTACGGTGTTATTACCGCTAGCATTGGTGATTTCAAAGGCCAGAGCATCCTCTTCAGGCGTACGAAGGAGACGGCACAACATCTCTCTCCAATGACGGACTCACCGCATGGCGTCCTGTATCAGCTGGTGCGGTCCCTTGAGCTGGCCAGGAATGTGGTTGCGGTGCCATGTGGTGAACGGCTTCACATAGGGGTGGACCTGAGCATTGAGGGGCTGTTTGGATGCCGCCCTCGCCTGGGCGTGCCTACCACGCAAATCTCAGCCCCAcgcatccaaacaggccctgaaaCTTCCAAGAACCAAGGGGCTAGTATTAATACACGTTTCAATAATATTATTCTCACCTTCTACAACCACAGTAGCTGGTCGAGTCAATGTCATGAAGTGGACGGGTATGAAGTTGAAGTGAACGTCGCCTTGTACCCTTGTGGTGAATATGGCCCGGCACCATGGAAG ATCAGGATGTGGCAACCTGACATATGCTACATGGTTGGGAATGATGCAGAAGGATTCAGTACATTCATCATTGAGCTGCGTAGATTGGTGACCGACCACCCACGCTGCAGGGATCTCGTGGCTGATCATCCAGATCTCTCGTCCACAAGTAACAACAAAGTGCTCCAAAGAGAAGAAGACGAATACTTAACGGATCCTGACACTCACCTTATCCCACCAGAAATTTTGTTTCACATCAAACTGGAAGCGGAAGCGGAGGAGGGCGTGGAAGAAACGTCATCGATAATCTTAGTCATGCGGTGTGACAACTTGGATGTAATAGGCTTCATCAACATGCAGGATCGTCGAGCCTTCTGCTACGAGCCTGACTCTCGTCGGGTGCTCCCAAGAGAATATAGTTCAAAAATTCTACAGTGGTGGGGGTACTACGGAAGGGACAGGGAGCAAATACTGGGCCCCGCGAGGCTGGGCAAGACCTTCATGGCGGAAGCCGTGCGCGAGCTATCGCGCTTCACATATAGGGGGGCGAGTGAGGAAGCCAAGCGGTCACTGATGGGC
- the LOC136483531 gene encoding uncharacterized protein isoform X1 has translation MIFHVRNLLPTQASVPKFSCLAQVLHCIAPLLLFFLPAHTTLVTRLSYRKEFTMGDTLDQEMLDVKSAGDGELQVGPGFPASRCSPAIGKLGICDAAANQEAPVKGMVELVLTGPYKGISAYGCFAIKINIPLATASGSSGDASGLIQWEWDCYDPKYAAQVDQLPVSHTICAPDMRPEVAEVTYVVMSDALEATVQVRLRLKAGHNNAGIGGEITARIDGFEDKYRSVLFRCAKGTRQCFSPTDDDSWFLLELARNVVAVPCGRALQIEVNLQIETGDGKKVELNNVPLRFASGISSSKTDDGNEVEVEVEVTWYPEIARPISHPPEQIITSKEAHLEKSITAPSSLEQIISGTLEAKMVSGHRTVEYTIGDELSFTEFIMALRGILADHPDREDIFDRHHSSILSSTREHPVLAKQRAEQPPRWIHVKLQAVKGEQTMSTTLIMRDDNLYVCGFMNQQGDSFELIENPDRSADILPVDEYNPQRLSWGVGYRSLLDFDTKGGLVRILVHVNLDQDFAMDAVHVLSCFPAWVHDRKAMKSPRLALAGLILIVCESVSMNPIYNFFTSSWSRSREDYTVFSDRKLTQNLMHGYMLNLNKYGRMSGQLLAWKSRRYPNPHPISLLRDIYLVLNHRLDPPPQEADGAWHPPRVELLAMHADLGVLGTTVIVFDGKRGHIIYRKQEQGEKGKMVDLVLTGPCTSISAYGCFAIKIDIPGPYTSTGDGGGGSIKWEWDCYDPEYAREVDKGPMTRTLSSSGPGRNVEITYAVMSNALEATVQVKLRMKDGNSPCSVYGVITASIGDFKGQSILFRRTKETAQHLSPMTDSPHGVLYQLVRSLELARNVVAVPCGERLHIGVDLSIEGLFGCRPRLGVPTTQISAPRIQTGPETSKNQGASINTRFNNIILTFYNHSSWSSQCHEVDGYEVEVNVALYPCGEYGPAPWKIRMWQPDICYMVGNDAEGFSTFIIELRRLVTDHPRCRDLVADHPDLSSTSNNKVLQREEDEYLTDPDTHLIPPEILFHIKLEAEAEEGVEETSSIILVMRCDNLDVIGFINMQDRRAFCYEPDSRRVLPREYSSKILQWWGYYGRDREQILGPARLGKTFMAEAVRELSRFTYRGASEEAKRSLMGLMIMVCDSARMEPVREAMAGVWNKGGTELTEQLNNYDSRNLWKVISGALLDWRDHAYQGWPQNSTLQSMGITSADDALKLVPLVFNDPDRICPPYY, from the exons ATGATTTTTCATGTTAGGAACCTGTTGCCAACTCAAGCTTCGGTGCCAAAATTTTCATGTCTAGCACAGGTGCTGCATTGTATTGCACCTCTGCTGCTTTTCTTTCTCCCTGCGCATACCACCTTAGTAACAAGGTTGAGCTACCGTAAG GAATTCACCATGGGAGATACGCTTGACCAGGAGATGTTGGACGTGAAGTCGGCCGGTGACGGTGAGCTGCAGGTCGGGCCGGGGTTTCCAGCAAGTAGATGTAGCCCAGCGATTGGCAAGCTGGGAATCTGTGATGCTGCAGCAAATCAGGAAGCACCAGTGAAG GGAATGGTCGAGTtggtactgactggaccctacaAAGGCATCTCAGCTTACGGGTGCTTCGCCATTAAAATTAACATCCCACTTGCCACTGCCAGTGGCAGCAGTGGCGATGCCAGTGGTCTCATCCAATGGGAATGGGACTGTTATGACCCCAAGTACGCCGCCCAAGTCGACCAACTACCCGTGAGCCATACCATCTGTGCTCCGGACATGCGCCCCGAGGTAGCTGAGGTCACCTACGTTGTGATGTCAGATGCCCTGGAGGCCACAGTGCAGGTCAGGCTGCGACTCAAAGCTGGGCATAACAATGCTGGCATTGGTGGTGAGATCACTGCACGTATCGACGGCTTTGAAGACAAATACAGGAGCGTCCTCTTCAGGTGTGCAAAGGGGACGCGTCAGTGTTTCTCCCCTACCGATGACGACTCGTGGTTCCTTCTTGAGCTGGCGAGGAATGTGGTTGCAGTGCCATGCGGCAGAGCGCTTCAAATAGAGGTGAACCTCCAGATTGAAACTGGCGATGGCAAGAAAGTTGAATTGAATAATGTTCCTCTCCGCTTCGCCAGTGGAATTAGTTCCAGTAAAACTGACGACGGCAATGAAGTGGAAGTGGAAGTGGAAGTCACCTGGTACCCGGAG ATCGCACGACCAATAAGTCACCCTCCGGAGCAAATAATAACCAGCAAAGAGGCTCATCTGGAGAAATCTATTACTGCTCCGTCGTCGTTAGAACAAATCATCAGTGGTACACTCGAG GCCAAAATGGTTTCAGGGCATCGAACTGTAGAGTACACCATCGGAGATGAACTGTCGTTCACTGAATTTATAATGGCTCTCCGTGGCATCCTCGCTGACCATCCAGACCGCGAGGATATCTTTGATCGCCACCACAGTTCAATTCTCTCCTCCACCAGAGAACACCCAGTGCTCGCCAAGCAACGTGCTGAACAGCCGCCGAGGTGGATTCACGTCAAGCTGCAAGCAGTGAAGGGAGAGCAAACGATGTCGACAACCCTAATCATGCGGGACGACAACTTGTATGTCTGTGGCTTCATGAACCAGCAAGGAGATTCATTTGAGCTCATCGAGAACCCAGATAGATCTGCCGATATACTCCCGGTTGATGAATACAATCCTCAACGCCTAAGCTGGGGTGTCGGTTACAGATCCTTACTGGACTTCGACACTAAAGGTGGTCTTGTGAGAATACTGGTGCACGTGAATCTGGACCAGGACTTCGCCATGGATGCCGTGCACGTGCTGTCGTGCTTCCCAGCTTGGGTGCACGATCGTAAAGCTATGAAGTCACCCAGGTTGGCACTAGCGGGGCTGATCCTCATCGTCTGCGAGTCTGTAAGCATGAATCCAATCTACAACTTCTTTACAAGCTCGTGGAGCAGGAGCAGGGAAGATTACACGGTATTTTCCGATAGGAAATTAACACAGAATCTGATGCATGGTTACATGTTGAATTTGAATAAATATGGGAGGATGTCAGGCCAGCTGCTGGCATGGAAGAGTAGAAGATATCCCAATCCGCACCCCATTTCATTGCTACGAGACATTTACCTCGTGCTCAACCACCGTTTGGATCCACCTCCTCAGGAGGCTGACGGCGCCTGGCACCCACCTCGGGTGGAGCTGTTGGCCATGCATGCGGACCTTGGGGTCCTTGGCACAACCGTAATAGTCTTCGACGGGAAACGAGGCCATATCATCTATAGGAAGCAGGAACAAGGAGAAAAG GGAAAAATGGTTGATTTGGTGCTCACGGGACCCTGCACAAGCATCTCGGCATACGGGTGCTTTGCCATCAAAATTGACATCCCAGGACCCTACACAAGCactggcgatggcggcggcggttcCATCAAATGGGAATGGGACTGCTATGACCCAGAGTACGCCAGGGAAGTTGACAAAGGACCCATGACTCGGACCCTAAGCTCTTCAGGCCCCGGCCGCAACGTTGAGATCACCTATGCTGTGATGTCCAACGCCCTGGAGGCCACAGTGCAGGTGAAGCTGCGGATGAAAGATGGGAACAGCCCTTGTAGCGTCTACGGTGTTATTACCGCTAGCATTGGTGATTTCAAAGGCCAGAGCATCCTCTTCAGGCGTACGAAGGAGACGGCACAACATCTCTCTCCAATGACGGACTCACCGCATGGCGTCCTGTATCAGCTGGTGCGGTCCCTTGAGCTGGCCAGGAATGTGGTTGCGGTGCCATGTGGTGAACGGCTTCACATAGGGGTGGACCTGAGCATTGAGGGGCTGTTTGGATGCCGCCCTCGCCTGGGCGTGCCTACCACGCAAATCTCAGCCCCAcgcatccaaacaggccctgaaaCTTCCAAGAACCAAGGGGCTAGTATTAATACACGTTTCAATAATATTATTCTCACCTTCTACAACCACAGTAGCTGGTCGAGTCAATGTCATGAAGTGGACGGGTATGAAGTTGAAGTGAACGTCGCCTTGTACCCTTGTGGTGAATATGGCCCGGCACCATGGAAG ATCAGGATGTGGCAACCTGACATATGCTACATGGTTGGGAATGATGCAGAAGGATTCAGTACATTCATCATTGAGCTGCGTAGATTGGTGACCGACCACCCACGCTGCAGGGATCTCGTGGCTGATCATCCAGATCTCTCGTCCACAAGTAACAACAAAGTGCTCCAAAGAGAAGAAGACGAATACTTAACGGATCCTGACACTCACCTTATCCCACCAGAAATTTTGTTTCACATCAAACTGGAAGCGGAAGCGGAGGAGGGCGTGGAAGAAACGTCATCGATAATCTTAGTCATGCGGTGTGACAACTTGGATGTAATAGGCTTCATCAACATGCAGGATCGTCGAGCCTTCTGCTACGAGCCTGACTCTCGTCGGGTGCTCCCAAGAGAATATAGTTCAAAAATTCTACAGTGGTGGGGGTACTACGGAAGGGACAGGGAGCAAATACTGGGCCCCGCGAGGCTGGGCAAGACCTTCATGGCGGAAGCCGTGCGCGAGCTATCGCGCTTCACATATAGGGGGGCGAGTGAGGAAGCCAAGCGGTCACTGATGGGC
- the LOC136483531 gene encoding uncharacterized protein isoform X5, whose amino-acid sequence MIFHVRNLLPTQASVPKFSCLAQVLHCIAPLLLFFLPAHTTLVTRLSYRKEFTMGDTLDQEMLDVKSAGDGELQVGPGFPASRCSPAIGKLGICDAAANQEAPVKGMVELVLTGPYKGISAYGCFAIKINIPLATASGSSGDASGLIQWEWDCYDPKYAAQVDQLPVSHTICAPDMRPEVAEVTYVVMSDALEATVQVRLRLKAGHNNAGIGGEITARIDGFEDKYRSVLFRCAKGTRQCFSPTDDDSWFLLELARNVVAVPCGRALQIEVNLQIETGDGKKVELNNVPLRFASGISSSKTDDGNEVEVEVEVTWYPEIARPISHPPEQIITSKEAHLEKSITAPSSLEQIISGTLEAKMVSGHRTVEYTIGDELSFTEFIMALRGILADHPDREDIFDRHHSSILSSTREHPVLAKQRAEQPPRWIHVKLQAVKGEQTMSTTLIMRDDNLYVCGFMNQQGDSFELIENPDRSADILPVDEYNPQRLSWGVGYRSLLDFDTKGGLVRILVHVNLDQDFAMDAVHVLSCFPAWVHDRKAMKSPRLALAGLILIVCESVSMNPIYNFFTSSWSRSREDYTVFSDRKLTQNLMHGYMLNLNKYGRMSGQLLAWKSRRYPNPHPISLLRDIYLVLNHRLDPPPQEADGAWHPPRVELLAMHADLGVLGTTVIVFDGKRGHIIYRKQEQGEKGKMVDLVLTGPCTSISAYGCFAIKIDIPGPYTSTGDGGGGSIKWEWDCYDPEYAREVDKGPMTRTLSSSGPGRNVEITYAVMSNALEATVQVKLRMKDGNSPCSVYGVITASIGDFKGQSILFRRTKETAQHLSPMTDSPHGVLYQLVRSLELARNVVAVPCGERLHIGVDLSIEGLFGCRPRLGVPTTQISAPRIQTGPETSKNQGASINTRFNNIILTFYNHSSWSSQCHEVDGYEVEVNVALYPCGEYGPAPWKKDSVHSSLSCVDW is encoded by the exons ATGATTTTTCATGTTAGGAACCTGTTGCCAACTCAAGCTTCGGTGCCAAAATTTTCATGTCTAGCACAGGTGCTGCATTGTATTGCACCTCTGCTGCTTTTCTTTCTCCCTGCGCATACCACCTTAGTAACAAGGTTGAGCTACCGTAAG GAATTCACCATGGGAGATACGCTTGACCAGGAGATGTTGGACGTGAAGTCGGCCGGTGACGGTGAGCTGCAGGTCGGGCCGGGGTTTCCAGCAAGTAGATGTAGCCCAGCGATTGGCAAGCTGGGAATCTGTGATGCTGCAGCAAATCAGGAAGCACCAGTGAAG GGAATGGTCGAGTtggtactgactggaccctacaAAGGCATCTCAGCTTACGGGTGCTTCGCCATTAAAATTAACATCCCACTTGCCACTGCCAGTGGCAGCAGTGGCGATGCCAGTGGTCTCATCCAATGGGAATGGGACTGTTATGACCCCAAGTACGCCGCCCAAGTCGACCAACTACCCGTGAGCCATACCATCTGTGCTCCGGACATGCGCCCCGAGGTAGCTGAGGTCACCTACGTTGTGATGTCAGATGCCCTGGAGGCCACAGTGCAGGTCAGGCTGCGACTCAAAGCTGGGCATAACAATGCTGGCATTGGTGGTGAGATCACTGCACGTATCGACGGCTTTGAAGACAAATACAGGAGCGTCCTCTTCAGGTGTGCAAAGGGGACGCGTCAGTGTTTCTCCCCTACCGATGACGACTCGTGGTTCCTTCTTGAGCTGGCGAGGAATGTGGTTGCAGTGCCATGCGGCAGAGCGCTTCAAATAGAGGTGAACCTCCAGATTGAAACTGGCGATGGCAAGAAAGTTGAATTGAATAATGTTCCTCTCCGCTTCGCCAGTGGAATTAGTTCCAGTAAAACTGACGACGGCAATGAAGTGGAAGTGGAAGTGGAAGTCACCTGGTACCCGGAG ATCGCACGACCAATAAGTCACCCTCCGGAGCAAATAATAACCAGCAAAGAGGCTCATCTGGAGAAATCTATTACTGCTCCGTCGTCGTTAGAACAAATCATCAGTGGTACACTCGAG GCCAAAATGGTTTCAGGGCATCGAACTGTAGAGTACACCATCGGAGATGAACTGTCGTTCACTGAATTTATAATGGCTCTCCGTGGCATCCTCGCTGACCATCCAGACCGCGAGGATATCTTTGATCGCCACCACAGTTCAATTCTCTCCTCCACCAGAGAACACCCAGTGCTCGCCAAGCAACGTGCTGAACAGCCGCCGAGGTGGATTCACGTCAAGCTGCAAGCAGTGAAGGGAGAGCAAACGATGTCGACAACCCTAATCATGCGGGACGACAACTTGTATGTCTGTGGCTTCATGAACCAGCAAGGAGATTCATTTGAGCTCATCGAGAACCCAGATAGATCTGCCGATATACTCCCGGTTGATGAATACAATCCTCAACGCCTAAGCTGGGGTGTCGGTTACAGATCCTTACTGGACTTCGACACTAAAGGTGGTCTTGTGAGAATACTGGTGCACGTGAATCTGGACCAGGACTTCGCCATGGATGCCGTGCACGTGCTGTCGTGCTTCCCAGCTTGGGTGCACGATCGTAAAGCTATGAAGTCACCCAGGTTGGCACTAGCGGGGCTGATCCTCATCGTCTGCGAGTCTGTAAGCATGAATCCAATCTACAACTTCTTTACAAGCTCGTGGAGCAGGAGCAGGGAAGATTACACGGTATTTTCCGATAGGAAATTAACACAGAATCTGATGCATGGTTACATGTTGAATTTGAATAAATATGGGAGGATGTCAGGCCAGCTGCTGGCATGGAAGAGTAGAAGATATCCCAATCCGCACCCCATTTCATTGCTACGAGACATTTACCTCGTGCTCAACCACCGTTTGGATCCACCTCCTCAGGAGGCTGACGGCGCCTGGCACCCACCTCGGGTGGAGCTGTTGGCCATGCATGCGGACCTTGGGGTCCTTGGCACAACCGTAATAGTCTTCGACGGGAAACGAGGCCATATCATCTATAGGAAGCAGGAACAAGGAGAAAAG GGAAAAATGGTTGATTTGGTGCTCACGGGACCCTGCACAAGCATCTCGGCATACGGGTGCTTTGCCATCAAAATTGACATCCCAGGACCCTACACAAGCactggcgatggcggcggcggttcCATCAAATGGGAATGGGACTGCTATGACCCAGAGTACGCCAGGGAAGTTGACAAAGGACCCATGACTCGGACCCTAAGCTCTTCAGGCCCCGGCCGCAACGTTGAGATCACCTATGCTGTGATGTCCAACGCCCTGGAGGCCACAGTGCAGGTGAAGCTGCGGATGAAAGATGGGAACAGCCCTTGTAGCGTCTACGGTGTTATTACCGCTAGCATTGGTGATTTCAAAGGCCAGAGCATCCTCTTCAGGCGTACGAAGGAGACGGCACAACATCTCTCTCCAATGACGGACTCACCGCATGGCGTCCTGTATCAGCTGGTGCGGTCCCTTGAGCTGGCCAGGAATGTGGTTGCGGTGCCATGTGGTGAACGGCTTCACATAGGGGTGGACCTGAGCATTGAGGGGCTGTTTGGATGCCGCCCTCGCCTGGGCGTGCCTACCACGCAAATCTCAGCCCCAcgcatccaaacaggccctgaaaCTTCCAAGAACCAAGGGGCTAGTATTAATACACGTTTCAATAATATTATTCTCACCTTCTACAACCACAGTAGCTGGTCGAGTCAATGTCATGAAGTGGACGGGTATGAAGTTGAAGTGAACGTCGCCTTGTACCCTTGTGGTGAATATGGCCCGGCACCATGGAAG AAGGATTCAGTACATTCATCATTGAGCTGCGTAGATTGGTGA